The Oncorhynchus nerka isolate Pitt River linkage group LG12, Oner_Uvic_2.0, whole genome shotgun sequence genome includes a region encoding these proteins:
- the LOC115137954 gene encoding INO80 complex subunit B-like isoform X2, giving the protein MGKRKDMIHPRFLLGDGDHLGLHSLHRRKHKKHKKHKKKHHRDDGHSSYSEALESSSGILIKPPTQLRLKPPTQLRLKPPTQLRLKPPTQLRLKPPTQLRLKIKLGGQTLGTKSVPTFSVVPGVARSPSPLMIVDDDDDSDDDDDEEPSEGVPLEQYRAWLDEDSNLDPSPLPDMDSDSLGGLGGPVDEEEKWLDALEKGELDDNGELKKEVDESLLTARQKALLHKQQNQPLLELPMGYKEKEMTAEMMQKREERARKRRLQAAKKAEENKNQTIERLTKTSKAKIKSMRERKSKQAQCPMVRYCDSAQGMGISFPKGVLAPTPAPPCPPPPAPVGCGVNGCSNLKRYSCSKTGIPLCSLECYKKNLVFVVESAT; this is encoded by the exons ATGGGGAAAAGGAAAGACATGATCCACCCAAGGTTTCTTTTAG GTGATGGAGACCACCTGGGGTTACACAGCCTCCATAGGAGGAAACACAAGAAGCATAAGAAGCACAAGAAGAAGCATCACCGTGACGACGGGCACAGCTCCTACTCAGAGGCCCTGGAGTCATCTTCTGGCATCCTGATCAAGCCCCCCACGCAGCTCCGACTCAAGCCCCCAACGCAGCTCCGACTCAAGCCCCCAACGCAGCTCCGACTCAAGCCCCCAACGCAGCTCCGACTCAAGCCCCCCACACAGCTTCGACTCAAGATCAAACTGGGAGGCCAAACGCTGGGGACCAAAAG TGTGCCAACATTCAGTGTGGTCCCTGGTGTAGCCCGCTCCCCGTCTCCTCTGATGATCGTGGACGATGATGACGACTCGGATGATGATGACGACGAGGAGCCTTCTGAGGGCGTCCCACTCGAGCAGTACCGGGCCTGGCTTG ATGAGGACAGTAACCTGGACCCTTCTCCTCTGCCAGACATGGACTCTGACTCCCTGGGGGGACTGGGGGGGCCGGTGGACGAGGAGGAGAAGTGGCTGGACGCCCTGGAGAAAGGAGAGCTGGACGACAACGGAGAGCTGAAGAAGGAGGTCGATGAGTCACTGCTCACAGCCAGACAG AAAGCCCTCCTGCATAAGCAACAGAACCAGCCTCTCCTGGAGCTGCCCATGGGCTACAAGGAGAAGGAGATGACCGCTGAGATGATGCAGAAGAGGGAGGAGCGTGCCCGCAAGAGGCGCCTGCAGGCTGCCAAGAAGGCAGAGGAGAACAAGAACCAGACTATTGAGAGGCTCACCAAGACCTCGAAGGCCAAGATCAAGAGCATGAGGGAACGCAAGTCCAAGCAGGCCCAGTGTCCCATGGTCCGCTACTGCGACTCGGCCCAGGGAATGGGGATTTCCTTTCCCAAGGGGGTGCTAGCCCCCACCCCTGCTCCCCCGTGCCCCCCTCCACCGGCACCGGTAGGGTGCGGAGTAAACGGGTGCAGTAATCTGAAGAGGTACTCGTGCTCCAAGACGGGGATCCCGCTCTGTAGTCTGGAGTGCTACAAGAAGAATCTGGTCTTTGTTGTGGAGAGCGCCACTTGA
- the LOC115137954 gene encoding INO80 complex subunit B-like isoform X1 codes for MGKRKDMIHPRFLLGDGDHLGLHSLHRRKHKKHKKHKKKHHRDDGHSSYSEALESSSGILIKPPTQLRLKPPTQLRLKPPTQLRLKPPTQLRLKPPTQLRLKIKLGGQTLGTKSVPTFSVVPGVARSPSPLMIVDDDDDSDDDDDEEPSEGVPLEQYRAWLGECQDEDSNLDPSPLPDMDSDSLGGLGGPVDEEEKWLDALEKGELDDNGELKKEVDESLLTARQKALLHKQQNQPLLELPMGYKEKEMTAEMMQKREERARKRRLQAAKKAEENKNQTIERLTKTSKAKIKSMRERKSKQAQCPMVRYCDSAQGMGISFPKGVLAPTPAPPCPPPPAPVGCGVNGCSNLKRYSCSKTGIPLCSLECYKKNLVFVVESAT; via the exons ATGGGGAAAAGGAAAGACATGATCCACCCAAGGTTTCTTTTAG GTGATGGAGACCACCTGGGGTTACACAGCCTCCATAGGAGGAAACACAAGAAGCATAAGAAGCACAAGAAGAAGCATCACCGTGACGACGGGCACAGCTCCTACTCAGAGGCCCTGGAGTCATCTTCTGGCATCCTGATCAAGCCCCCCACGCAGCTCCGACTCAAGCCCCCAACGCAGCTCCGACTCAAGCCCCCAACGCAGCTCCGACTCAAGCCCCCAACGCAGCTCCGACTCAAGCCCCCCACACAGCTTCGACTCAAGATCAAACTGGGAGGCCAAACGCTGGGGACCAAAAG TGTGCCAACATTCAGTGTGGTCCCTGGTGTAGCCCGCTCCCCGTCTCCTCTGATGATCGTGGACGATGATGACGACTCGGATGATGATGACGACGAGGAGCCTTCTGAGGGCGTCCCACTCGAGCAGTACCGGGCCTGGCTTGGTGAGTGCCAAG ATGAGGACAGTAACCTGGACCCTTCTCCTCTGCCAGACATGGACTCTGACTCCCTGGGGGGACTGGGGGGGCCGGTGGACGAGGAGGAGAAGTGGCTGGACGCCCTGGAGAAAGGAGAGCTGGACGACAACGGAGAGCTGAAGAAGGAGGTCGATGAGTCACTGCTCACAGCCAGACAG AAAGCCCTCCTGCATAAGCAACAGAACCAGCCTCTCCTGGAGCTGCCCATGGGCTACAAGGAGAAGGAGATGACCGCTGAGATGATGCAGAAGAGGGAGGAGCGTGCCCGCAAGAGGCGCCTGCAGGCTGCCAAGAAGGCAGAGGAGAACAAGAACCAGACTATTGAGAGGCTCACCAAGACCTCGAAGGCCAAGATCAAGAGCATGAGGGAACGCAAGTCCAAGCAGGCCCAGTGTCCCATGGTCCGCTACTGCGACTCGGCCCAGGGAATGGGGATTTCCTTTCCCAAGGGGGTGCTAGCCCCCACCCCTGCTCCCCCGTGCCCCCCTCCACCGGCACCGGTAGGGTGCGGAGTAAACGGGTGCAGTAATCTGAAGAGGTACTCGTGCTCCAAGACGGGGATCCCGCTCTGTAGTCTGGAGTGCTACAAGAAGAATCTGGTCTTTGTTGTGGAGAGCGCCACTTGA